The genomic region TGACGTTCCAACGGACAACGGTTCGCGCGTGTAGGAGCGGCCTTGGTCGCGAACGATAGGTACACCTGAGAAGACCGGAGCGGTTCGCGGGCAAGCCCGCTCCTACGAGAGGGAAGGTTCCATGGCAGAAGCAGCAAAGGCGCTTACCAACTTCGAACCCCGCATCGTGGCGTTCCTGTGCCACTGGTGCACGTACACCGGGGCGGATCTGGCGGGAACGACCCGGCAGCAGTACCCGTCGAACATCCGGGTGGTGCACCTCATGTGTTCCGGCGGCATGGACGTCGTCTATGCGCTGAAGGCCCTCATGGACGGGGCCGACGGGGTGCTCATCGGCGGGTGCCACCCCGGGGACTGCCACTACCAGTCGGGCAACTTCAAGGCCCGGCGGCGGGTGGCGATCCTCCGGAACGTCCTCTCCCAGCTCGGCATCCCCGAGGAGCGGATCTGGCTGCGGTGGATCAGCGCGAGCGAAGGGCGGCTCTTTGCCGAGACCGTCACCGAGATGACCGGCGCCATCCGCAAGATGGGCCCCAGCGAGTTCAAGCAGCATTGGGACGTGTGACGGGGGATGTGTAACGGTGACGGGTGACGGGTGACGGGTGACGGATCGTAGTTGGGTTTTACGTCACGCGTCACGGGTCACGCGTCACGTTCTTCAAGGGTGAACCGATGAAGAAAGGCCTTCTCAAGACCAACGGCGCCCCGCTCCAGGCGGTGGAGGCGCTCCTCGCGGGCCTCCTCAAAAAAGGGGTGGTGGACGAGGTGCTCGTGCCCGCCCGGACCGGGGCAGGGACCACGATGCTCAGCCTCTTTGCCCGGCCCGAGCTCCTGGCGGGCGCCAACCCCTGGTCTCCGGTGATGCCGGTGCA from Thermodesulfobacteriota bacterium harbors:
- a CDS encoding hydrogenase iron-sulfur subunit, with translation MAEAAKALTNFEPRIVAFLCHWCTYTGADLAGTTRQQYPSNIRVVHLMCSGGMDVVYALKALMDGADGVLIGGCHPGDCHYQSGNFKARRRVAILRNVLSQLGIPEERIWLRWISASEGRLFAETVTEMTGAIRKMGPSEFKQHWDV